A single genomic interval of Shewanella psychropiezotolerans harbors:
- a CDS encoding SycD/LcrH family type III secretion system chaperone codes for MAEQTQTQTQDNNYEDELLSFLEDGGTMGMLRNIPDDAIEQMYAVAFNYYESAKYDESHKIFQLLCTLDHYQVRFFMGLGACRQEMKQYELAVDAYSFATLIDVNEPRAPFHAGECHLALGNMEAAESGFYTASHLAKKQPAYSELAQRASAMLEEITKQGVT; via the coding sequence ATGGCTGAACAAACACAAACACAAACACAAGATAACAATTACGAAGATGAGCTGCTCTCATTTCTGGAAGATGGCGGCACCATGGGGATGTTACGTAATATTCCCGATGATGCCATAGAGCAGATGTATGCCGTCGCCTTTAATTATTACGAGTCGGCTAAATATGATGAGTCCCATAAAATATTTCAGCTCTTATGTACTTTAGATCATTATCAGGTGCGATTCTTCATGGGGCTGGGAGCCTGCCGTCAGGAGATGAAGCAGTATGAGTTAGCCGTCGATGCTTACAGTTTTGCCACCTTGATTGATGTGAATGAACCTAGGGCCCCTTTTCATGCCGGAGAGTGTCACTTAGCTCTGGGCAATATGGAAGCGGCTGAGAGTGGGTTTTATACCGCCAGTCATTTAGCAAAGAAACAGCCAGCTTACTCCGAGCTGGCGCAGCGAGCCAGTGCAATGCTGGAGGAGATAACTAAACAAGGAGTTACATAA
- a CDS encoding virulence-associated V antigen, translating into MAISPIATTPADIVSQVMEASQGQNLEALKTFASKIQEKLQDADNNIWSTADDSIFTPKSGTDLTPEQRLSDFQRFWSLVLNQLVSTGQDPQELLKADGTGTLFNRLNTDLEALFAKVPSGQTIGASDMKHLALLSVFSERLDSPILVTYQDRLFTNQAKRDAAQEELKGLSNELKIYGTIQSKLHAALANGSEYKSTDALTASDFGFDSDADYKASDVYKKLKSITSNTSGPISSKDFLTAIGITAKDKYSGDDLKEQLPNLGTSISDKSKLINDDVSLKTTELNQISSTYNSTVEAINRFVQKYHSVMQDILRQI; encoded by the coding sequence ATAAGTCCTATAGCTACAACTCCAGCCGACATTGTTTCTCAGGTGATGGAGGCATCACAAGGTCAAAACTTAGAAGCGCTGAAAACTTTTGCTTCTAAGATACAAGAAAAGTTACAAGATGCAGATAATAATATCTGGTCAACGGCTGACGATAGTATCTTTACACCTAAATCAGGTACGGATCTTACTCCCGAGCAGCGACTGAGTGACTTTCAACGTTTCTGGAGCTTAGTGCTTAATCAGTTAGTTTCAACTGGCCAAGATCCTCAAGAATTGTTAAAAGCCGATGGCACAGGCACATTGTTTAACAGATTGAATACAGATTTAGAGGCCTTGTTTGCTAAAGTCCCCTCAGGTCAGACAATTGGTGCCTCAGATATGAAACATCTTGCCCTGTTATCTGTATTCTCTGAGCGATTAGACAGTCCCATTTTAGTGACATACCAAGATAGATTGTTTACCAACCAAGCCAAACGTGACGCCGCCCAGGAAGAGCTGAAAGGCTTGTCTAATGAGTTGAAAATTTATGGAACCATCCAGAGTAAGTTACACGCAGCTCTGGCTAATGGTTCGGAATACAAGTCAACCGATGCGCTAACTGCTAGTGATTTTGGCTTCGATAGTGATGCAGATTACAAGGCATCCGACGTCTATAAAAAGCTAAAAAGTATTACGAGTAACACTTCAGGTCCTATATCGAGTAAAGATTTTTTAACGGCGATAGGGATCACCGCTAAAGATAAATATTCGGGCGATGATTTAAAGGAGCAATTACCTAACTTAGGCACGTCTATCTCAGATAAATCTAAGCTGATCAACGATGATGTTAGCCTTAAGACTACTGAGCTGAATCAAATCTCATCTACCTACAACAGCACTGTCGAGGCGATAAATCGTTTCGTGCAGAAATACCACAGTGTGATGCAGGACATATTGCGTCAAATATAG